Genomic DNA from Vanrija pseudolonga chromosome 3, complete sequence:
GTGACACGGTGCACGACGTGCGACTCGCACTCTGCGGACGGCTTCTTCGTCATTGCTTCGACCTCAACCCACACGTACATTGACCGCGTCTTATCACGCAGAGGCGTGCCATTCTGCCGATGCCCTCCTCCACGCCGGCCATCGGTGCTGGAGGACACGCTCAACAATCTGGGCCTCGGTGTCCACAGCCTCGCGGCTCGTTCAGACGGCGTTGTGGTCCCGCCTCTCGGCTTTGCCCTGCGCAACGTGTCTGGTGGCCTCTCAGCCCACCAGAGCACCAACGCGTCACCAATGAAGATGTCGAGTCTGCAGCCACCGTCCAATGGCGACTTCCCGGTGTCATCTCAcggtgcgcggcgcttgAGCGGCTTCCGTGACTCGCTAGAGGACAAAAGACCACCTTCGCCTCTGGACAGACAGACGTCATTCACGGctctgtcgtcgttgtccaTGTCGGCTGTAGTTGACGACCCGTCGCCAACGACACGTTCACCCTGGGctgacgtcgaggtcgtcccactcggcgccatcctcgctcgccatggcggctggcaggtgctcgacgacaactCGCTTGTCGGCGTACGTCGTTCCGGATCTGGCATCGACGACTCGCAGTGGGAGCTCTGGGCCGTCGATCTCTCGGCAGCTTGGAACGGGGTCTCGCTTATTGTCGACCTGGCGTCCCTCGACATTCTTGAGCGCCCGACGCAGACCCCcactgcgccgcgccacacCGGGACGCACCTCGTGCCTCCTGGTGCTCCCGCATCCCCTACAGACGGCGAAATGTCGATGCGTGCACGCCGAACCGAACGCATGCTCAGCCTGAATGGCCGCGCGTCGTTCCCCTCCTCCGTCGGCTCGTTCTCGGTGCCTACCCACCAGCCGCTCGGCTATGTTGCCGTCCGCCCGGTCCGCGCCTCTGGCCTGCGTGCCATGCTCGCTGGGTTTGGCAACCGCGTAGGTGTGCTGGCCatgccggcgctggcgcctggccgtgcggcggcgtcatcctcgacagccccaccacgccccgcgatccccgcgccgaccaTTGCAATCTCCACCCCTCGTAGAGCCCAGTTCCAAAACACGCCTCCTCCACGccgtgctggtgctgccCCACCTGGCCGGCGCTCCAACCCGGGTGACGGGCCGCCCCCGATCACCGTACCGTTCCCAAAGAGCGGGACAGAGAACGGCAACTTGTAAGCGTCTTCAGCTGAGGATACAGTTGGGACGCGCGTTCGGTTAGTATTGATTCGGGGCCTCGGATTAAACGGTATTTTAACCCCACTGTTGTTGTATTCACGCCGTGGCATAGAGCGAGATGAATATGTGCCAATAGAATGATTAAAACCAGACGTCGCATCACAGATGGTTGTACATGACCCCGGCGGGGGGGATCCTAAGTACCCAGAATGTCCTGGGGTGGGGTGTATGGTGCAGGCCGAGTAGTATGAAATGGGTCTGCGGTATAGGTGCTTGTTGTAtggggggcgggcgggcgatgCCGGTAGTGTTGGTTGGGCCcgactactactactacatGGCCAGCTCTGCCTGCAGCTGGCggagctgctcctcctcgtcgtcctcctcgactgcgtgcgtgcgctcgcgcgacgcgccgacgggcgaAGCGGGCGTGTGGAGCGGGACGTGGTCGGCGCCCTTgaggcggtcgtcgagctcctcctgctcgagcgcctcgagctcggcctcgagctcgtcctcgtcgataTTGTTGACAATGCCGACGGGGTTGGAGATGGCGTCGGAAATCTCGTTTGTGAGGTCCATCTGTTCCCGGATCGCGTCCATTGTCTGGTCGACCTTTTCGACCTTGCTGGGGGAGGGTtagcggcgccgagcggagcgaggcggggcaGAGCGAGGTGAGGCGCGAGGTGTGAGGCAGGCTGGACAAGCCAAACCCAGGCCCGAGCCCCGGCctccgcccccacccccacccaacCCAAACAAACACCCACAGCGTCGAGTGTATCGACTTCAATGCGTCGGCACCCTTCTTCATCGCGAGCATCGTCTCGGCATTCAGGTTGGCCGACTCGATGGCATTGACCTGGGCGTGGGTTAGAGTGGTGGAAACGACACTGGTCACCCACCTGCGTCTCGAGCGTGAGCCGTGTACccgcgagcttgtcgagctcgttcTCGAACGCCTTCTTCTGTCGCAGGGCGGCGGTTGCGACTGGGGTAAGTGTTAGCCATGGTTGGTGAGTTCCCAGCGCGCGTGCGtgaagcgagcgagcgatgACGCCGCTCCACCCGaccgttgtcgtcgtcgtcgacgatgccggcgagcgcaccgcatagcacggcggcggtcgtcCACTACGCCGCGCCCCAACAACGCCACTCACCCCGCTTGTTGGTCGCGGCGttcgccttggccttcttgagctcctcctcaatCTTCTTCTGCAGgtgctcctccttcttctcaaTCATGAGCAGCTGCTGGCGCAGCGTCACGATCGAgtcgcgcgcctgctcgcgcgtGTCCTTGCGCCCGGTAAAGTAGGACATCCAGCCGGACATGGTGGGGAGTGGGGTCGGGTCGGGCGGGGTGTTGTTGGATAGAAGAGGGGAGGAATGAGGAGGGAGAGAGGTGTGATCCCAGGCGACAAGTCGTGCTGACGGCGAACGACGctgagtgtgtgtgtgtgtgcctTTGCTGGGTGGCCAACAGCCAACACAATGATGCAGCCATTGCTGCATTGGATTGATACGCAGTGTCAGGGACAATGCAGAGCCTGACACTGGAGTGGCGCTGAGAGTTGGATTAGGAACATTTGCTCCCGTCCCACAGCGTGCGTGACTTCGTGACTTTCAGCGGCGAAATGCAGCAACAACAAGGTGACCGACACCCAGCTGCTTCACTTCACCTGCTTCACATCACCGGCGTCAGCTCAGCTACTTCAGCTCGGCTCCTTCAGCTCAGCTACTTCACATCAGCTTCCCCACCTCAGCTTCCTCACGTCACTCTtaccaccaccgcccaccacacaccatggCGACAAAACAGGCCACGCGCCAGAACCAGGCCATCACGCTCAAgggctcgacggcgctcgTGACCGAGTTCTTCGAGTACGGCGTGAACTCGTGCGTCATGCGTGGCCTTGCTCCTCACAGCCAGCTAGCTCACACCCGCAGAATCCTGTACCAGCGCGGCGTGTACCCCTCCGACGACTTCCGGTGAGCTGACCTCTGGAAATGGGAGCTCACCCGCAGCATGGTCAAGAAGTATGGCCTGCCGATGCTCGTGaccagcgacgacgggctgAAGGAGTACATCCAGACGATCATGGCGCAGGTGTCTGGTGGGTACAGCTgtggcgtcggggtcggg
This window encodes:
- the SNF7 gene encoding Vacuolar-sorting protein SNF7, translating into MSGWMSYFTGRKDTREQARDSIVTLRQQLLMIEKKEEHLQKKIEEELKKAKANAATNKRVATAALRQKKAFENELDKLAGTRLTLETQVNAIESANLNAETMLAMKKGADALKSIHSTLKVEKVDQTMDAIREQMDLTNEISDAISNPVGIVNNIDEDELEAELEALEQEELDDRLKGADHVPLHTPASPVGASRERTHAVEEDDEEEQLRQLQAELAM